From Herbiconiux flava, one genomic window encodes:
- the ruvX gene encoding Holliday junction resolvase RuvX, whose amino-acid sequence MRSGVRVGVDVGRARIGVARTDLHGMLATPVETVPRTAPGEVPETGPSADVVRILDIADELEALEFVVGLPLSMSGAETASTQDARDFAARLGAASGRPVRMIDERLSTVSAQAALHRNGRNTKSSRPVIDQVAAVILLQHALDSELATDRPPGILLDPSQGKGSD is encoded by the coding sequence ATGCGCAGCGGGGTGCGGGTCGGCGTCGACGTGGGCAGGGCCCGCATCGGTGTCGCCCGCACCGACCTGCACGGCATGCTCGCCACCCCGGTCGAGACCGTGCCCCGCACGGCTCCCGGCGAGGTGCCCGAGACCGGGCCGAGCGCCGACGTCGTTCGCATTCTGGACATCGCGGACGAGCTCGAGGCCCTCGAGTTCGTGGTCGGTCTGCCGCTGTCGATGAGCGGTGCCGAGACCGCCTCCACCCAGGATGCGCGGGACTTCGCCGCCCGTCTCGGCGCGGCATCGGGCCGCCCGGTGCGGATGATCGACGAGCGGCTCAGCACCGTCTCGGCCCAGGCCGCCCTGCACCGGAACGGCCGGAACACCAAGAGCTCCCGCCCCGTGATCGATCAGGTCGCCGCGGTTATACTCCTTCAACATGCCCTCGACAGCGAGCTTGCCACCGACAGACCCCCCGGCATCCTCCTCGACCCGAGTCAAGGAAAAGGCAGTGACTGA
- a CDS encoding shikimate dehydrogenase family protein, with amino-acid sequence MSETFVGDEADGRPRERRLGVLGSPIAHSRSPLLHRTAYRALGLPWHYDAHEVTTDALPAFIDGLTAEWRGLSLTMPLKETIRPLLTSVDAVAEASGAVNTVLVTEHDGRRELGGFNTDVHGIREALERAGVADVRRVMIVGAGATARSAAVAVAQLGAEHADIVLRSPGKAGSVVEAARAAGLSTEVVALHDPGMRLIEPDLTISTLPGGVGVGVNFVDAAAPRSSSILDVAYHPWPSELATIWQEAGSLAVPGLAMLVHQAVGQIRVFVHGDPLVALDGEERILAALLDAVGLDAAGRLRD; translated from the coding sequence GTGTCCGAGACCTTCGTGGGCGACGAGGCCGACGGCCGGCCGCGTGAGCGGCGGCTCGGCGTTCTCGGCTCGCCGATCGCGCACTCGCGGTCGCCGCTGCTGCACCGCACCGCCTATCGCGCATTGGGGCTGCCCTGGCACTATGACGCGCACGAGGTGACGACGGATGCGCTGCCGGCGTTCATCGACGGCCTCACGGCCGAGTGGCGCGGCCTCTCGCTCACCATGCCGCTGAAGGAGACGATCCGGCCGCTGCTGACGAGTGTCGACGCGGTGGCCGAGGCCAGCGGAGCCGTGAACACCGTGCTCGTCACCGAGCACGACGGGCGGCGCGAGCTCGGTGGCTTCAACACCGACGTGCACGGCATCCGAGAGGCCCTGGAGCGCGCCGGAGTGGCCGACGTGCGCCGCGTGATGATCGTGGGGGCCGGCGCGACCGCCCGCTCGGCCGCCGTCGCAGTCGCCCAGCTCGGCGCCGAGCACGCCGACATCGTGCTGCGGAGCCCCGGCAAGGCCGGCTCCGTCGTCGAGGCGGCGCGCGCCGCCGGGCTCAGCACCGAGGTCGTGGCTCTGCACGATCCGGGGATGCGGCTGATCGAGCCCGACCTGACGATCAGCACGCTGCCCGGCGGGGTCGGGGTGGGCGTGAACTTCGTCGACGCCGCGGCGCCGCGCAGCTCGAGCATCCTGGACGTGGCCTACCACCCGTGGCCGAGCGAGCTCGCGACGATCTGGCAGGAGGCCGGCAGCCTCGCGGTGCCCGGGCTCGCGATGCTCGTGCACCAGGCGGTCGGCCAGATCCGGGTGTTCGTGCACGGCGACCCGCTGGTGGCGCTCGACGGCGAGGAGCGCATCCTCGCGGCCCTGCTCGACGCGGTGGGGCTCGACGCGGCGGGGCGACTGCGCGACTGA
- the aroC gene encoding chorismate synthase: protein MLRWLTAGESHGQELVAIVEGLPSGIPVTLDQLRTDLARRKLGYGRGARMKFEQDELAMTGGVVHGRTLGSPVAVRIGNTEWPKWTEVMGVEPLDEELPGRGRSAPLTRPRPGHADLVGMQKYDFDEARPILERASARETAARVALGAIARAFLGELGITLVSHTLSIGPVRVPEGAALPKPGDVDALDADPVRCFDAATSALMVAEIDDAHKEGDTLGGVVEVLAYGLPPGLGSHVHWDRRLDSKLAAALMGIQAIKGVEVGDGFETTRRRGSAAHDELYREGDEITRATDRAGGTEGGMSTGTVLRVRAGMKPIATVPHALHTIDVTTGEDAAAHHQRSDVCAVPAAGVVAEAMTALVLADAVLEKFGGDSVGETRRNLEGYLAAIPEALRTGIARA from the coding sequence ATGCTTCGTTGGCTCACCGCCGGGGAGTCCCACGGTCAAGAACTCGTCGCGATCGTCGAGGGTCTTCCGTCCGGCATCCCCGTCACACTCGATCAGCTCCGCACCGACCTCGCTCGGCGGAAGCTCGGCTACGGCCGTGGCGCCCGCATGAAGTTCGAGCAGGACGAGCTCGCGATGACCGGCGGCGTCGTGCACGGCCGCACCCTCGGCAGCCCGGTCGCCGTGCGCATCGGCAACACCGAGTGGCCTAAATGGACCGAGGTGATGGGCGTCGAGCCCCTCGACGAGGAGCTCCCCGGCCGCGGCCGCAGCGCCCCGCTCACCCGCCCCCGCCCGGGTCACGCCGACCTGGTCGGCATGCAGAAGTACGACTTCGACGAGGCCCGCCCCATCCTCGAGCGGGCGAGCGCCCGGGAGACGGCCGCCCGCGTCGCGCTCGGCGCCATCGCCCGCGCCTTCCTCGGCGAGCTCGGCATCACCCTCGTCAGCCACACCCTCTCCATCGGGCCGGTGCGGGTGCCCGAGGGTGCCGCGCTGCCGAAGCCCGGCGACGTCGACGCGCTCGACGCCGACCCGGTGCGCTGTTTCGACGCCGCCACGAGCGCGCTGATGGTCGCGGAGATCGACGACGCCCACAAGGAGGGCGACACCCTCGGCGGTGTCGTCGAGGTGCTCGCCTACGGGCTGCCACCGGGGCTCGGCTCGCACGTGCACTGGGACCGACGGCTCGACTCCAAGCTCGCGGCCGCGCTGATGGGCATCCAGGCCATCAAGGGCGTCGAGGTCGGCGACGGCTTCGAGACCACGAGGCGCCGCGGCTCGGCCGCGCACGACGAGCTGTACCGCGAGGGCGACGAGATCACGCGAGCCACCGACCGCGCGGGCGGCACCGAGGGCGGCATGTCCACGGGCACCGTGCTGCGCGTGCGCGCCGGTATGAAGCCGATCGCGACCGTGCCGCACGCCCTGCACACGATCGACGTGACCACGGGGGAGGACGCGGCGGCGCACCATCAGCGCTCCGACGTCTGCGCCGTTCCGGCCGCCGGTGTCGTGGCCGAGGCCATGACCGCGCTGGTGCTGGCCGACGCCGTGCTCGAGAAGTTCGGCGGCGACTCGGTCGGCGAGACCCGCCGCAACCTCGAGGGCTACCTCGCCGCCATCCCCGAGGCGCTGCGCACCGGCATCGCCCGCGCATGA
- the mltG gene encoding endolytic transglycosylase MltG codes for MTDRQPAQDHPFAEFFRQEPATPPSPAESPRRAARQAATPTSASPGAAAPAEPAPATRASMNRSSTRTADDDVEHVGIEHFGLGGDDAHPGGPGSGSGGSGRTGGGSGGSGGGQGGSGGGRRSSGGGRPPRERRRRRWVTPMIVLVVILGLIAGAGVFVWNVFGEQVQSLIAGSPSADDYQGSGEGEVMFVVNDGDVGETIGDNLAEAGVIASSRAFYELLLDQDPAPVFQAGTFRLAEKMSAQSALDALQNPDAKVDFTVTIPEGSSAKGIYQELADVTGIPIEEFQAVGANYAALGVPANAPTIEGFLFPATYVFQPGETATDMITTMVNRSFQSLDAAGVAPDDRLRVLSLAALIQKEAGSVEDMAKVSRVFTNRLDQGWNMESDATVAYGAGHSRVETTQAEREDPNNIYNTYYYPGLPAGPISNPGDDAINAALHPADGPWMFFVTVDLDTGETVFSTTADEHAAAVERLQAWWAAHPDVE; via the coding sequence GTGACTGACCGACAGCCCGCACAGGACCACCCGTTCGCCGAGTTCTTCCGACAGGAGCCGGCGACGCCGCCGAGCCCCGCGGAATCGCCCCGGCGGGCCGCCCGACAGGCCGCGACACCGACGTCCGCGAGCCCCGGCGCCGCAGCCCCGGCGGAGCCGGCACCCGCGACCCGCGCGTCGATGAACCGCTCCTCGACCCGCACCGCCGACGACGACGTCGAGCACGTGGGCATCGAGCACTTCGGGCTCGGCGGCGACGACGCCCACCCCGGCGGCCCGGGCTCCGGGTCCGGCGGCTCCGGCCGCACGGGCGGCGGCAGCGGCGGCTCCGGCGGAGGGCAGGGCGGCTCCGGCGGCGGGCGCCGCTCCTCCGGTGGCGGGCGCCCCCCGCGCGAACGGCGTCGACGCCGCTGGGTGACCCCGATGATCGTGCTCGTCGTCATCCTCGGCCTGATCGCCGGTGCCGGCGTCTTCGTCTGGAACGTCTTCGGGGAGCAGGTGCAGAGCCTGATCGCCGGCAGCCCCTCCGCCGACGACTACCAGGGCTCCGGTGAGGGCGAGGTGATGTTCGTCGTCAACGACGGCGACGTCGGCGAGACCATCGGCGACAACCTCGCCGAGGCGGGCGTGATCGCCAGCTCCCGCGCCTTCTACGAGCTGCTGCTCGACCAGGACCCGGCGCCCGTCTTCCAGGCCGGCACCTTCCGGCTGGCCGAGAAGATGAGCGCCCAGTCCGCGCTCGACGCGCTGCAGAACCCCGACGCGAAGGTCGATTTCACGGTGACCATCCCCGAGGGCTCCAGCGCCAAGGGCATCTACCAGGAGCTCGCCGACGTCACGGGCATCCCGATCGAGGAGTTCCAGGCCGTCGGCGCGAACTACGCCGCACTCGGAGTACCGGCGAACGCCCCGACCATCGAGGGCTTCCTCTTCCCGGCGACCTACGTCTTCCAGCCCGGCGAGACCGCGACCGACATGATCACCACCATGGTGAACCGCAGCTTCCAGTCGCTGGATGCCGCCGGCGTCGCCCCCGACGACCGCCTGCGGGTGCTCTCGCTGGCCGCGTTGATCCAGAAGGAGGCCGGCAGCGTCGAGGACATGGCGAAGGTCTCCCGCGTCTTCACCAACCGCCTCGACCAGGGCTGGAACATGGAGTCCGACGCCACGGTGGCCTACGGCGCCGGCCACAGCCGGGTCGAGACCACCCAGGCCGAGCGCGAAGACCCGAACAACATCTACAACACCTACTACTACCCGGGTCTCCCGGCCGGCCCGATCTCGAACCCGGGCGACGACGCGATCAACGCGGCGCTGCACCCGGCCGACGGCCCGTGGATGTTCTTCGTGACGGTCGACCTCGACACCGGCGAGACGGTCTTCTCGACCACCGCCGACGAGCACGCCGCCGCCGTGGAGCGCCTGCAGGCCTGGTGGGCCGCCCACCCCGACGTGGAGTAG